A single Elephas maximus indicus isolate mEleMax1 chromosome 2, mEleMax1 primary haplotype, whole genome shotgun sequence DNA region contains:
- the CDH6 gene encoding cadherin-6 isoform X1 gives MRTYRYFLLLFWVGQPYPTLSTSLAKRTSGLPAKKRALELSGSSKNELSRSKRSWMWNQFFLLEEYTGSDYQYVGKLHSDQDRGDGSLKYILSGDGAGDLFIINENTGDIQATKRLDREEKPVYILRAQAVNRKTGRPVEPESEFIIKIHDINDNEPIFTKEIYTATVPEMSDVGTFVVQVTATDADDPTYGNSAKVVYSILQGQPYFSVESETGIIKTALLNMDRENREQYHVVIQAKDMGGQMGGLSGTTTVNITLTDVNDNPPRFPQSTYQFKTPESSPPGTPIGRIKASDADVGENAEIEYSITEGEGLDMFDVITDQDTQEGIITVKKLLDFEKKKAYTLKVEASNPHVEPRFLYLGPFKDSATVRITVEDVDEPPVFSKLAYILQIREDAQINTTIGSVTAQDPDAARNPVKYSVDRHTDMDRIFNIDSGNGSIFTSKLLDRETLLWHNITVIATEINNPKQSSRVPLYIKVLDVNDNAPEFAEFYETFVCEKAKADQLIQTLHAIDKDDPYSGHQFSFSLAPEAANGSNFTVQDNKDNTAGILTRKNGYNRQEMSTYLLPVVISDNDYPVQSSTGTVTVRVCACDPHGNMQSCHAEALIHPTGLSTGALVAILLCIMILLVTVVLFAALRRQRKKEPLIISKEDIRDNIVSYNDEGGGEEDTQAFDIGTLRNPEAIEDNKLRRDIVPEALFLPRRTPTARDNTDVRDFINQRLKENDTDPTAPPYDSLATYAYEGTGSVADSLSSLESVTVDGDQDYDYLSDWGPRFKKLADMYGGVDSDKDS, from the exons TTACATTCAGACCAGGATAGAGGAGATGGATCACTTAAATATATCCTTTCAGGAGATGGAGCAGGAGATCTCTTCATTATCAATGAAAACACAGGCGATATACAGGCCACCAAGAGGTTGGACAGGGAAGAAAAACCTGTTTATATCCTTCGAGCTCAAGCTGTAAACAGAAAGACAGGCAGACCTGTGGAGCCTGAGTCTGAATTCATCATCAAGATCCATGACATCAATGACAATGAACCAATATTCACCAAGGAGATCTACACAGCTACTGTCCCTGAAATgtctgatgtgg GCACTTTTGTTGTCCAAGTCACCGCAACTGATGCTGACGACCCAACATACGGGAACAGCGCTAAAGTCGTCTATAGCATCCTACAAGGACAGCCCTATTTTTCAGTTGAATCAGAAACAG GTATCATCAAGACCGCTTTGCTCAACATGGATCGAGAAAACAGGGAACAGTATCACGTGGTGATTCAAGCCAAGGATATGGGTGGCCAGATGGGAGGATTATCTGGGACCACGACAGTGAACATCACGCTGACTGACGTCAACGACAACCCTCCCCGATTTCCCCAGA GTACCTACCAGTTTAAAACCCCTGAATCTTCTCCACCGGGTACACCAATTGGCAGGATCAAAGCCAGTGACGCTGATGTCGGGGAGAACGCTGAAATCGAATACAGCATCACAGAGGGAGAGGGACTGGACATGTTTGACGTCATCACTGACCAGGACACCCAGGAAGGGATCATAACTGTCAAAAAG CTTTTGGACTTTGAAAAGAAGAAAGCGTACACCCTCAAAGTGGAAGCCTCCAACCCTCACGTTGAACCCCGTTTTCTCTACCTGGGCCCATTCAAAGATTCGGCCACGGTTAGAATTACAGTGGAAGATGTAGATGAGCCTCCTGTCTTCAGCAAACTGGCCTACATCCTACAGATAAGAGAAGATGCTCAGATAAACACGACAATAGGCTCCGTCACAGCCCAAGATCCAGATGCTGCCAGGAATCCCGTCAA GTACTCTGTCGATCGTCACACAGACATGGACAGAATATTCAACATTGATTCTGGAAATGGTTCGATTTTTACATCAAAACTTCTAGACCGAGAAACACTGCTGTGGCACAACATTACAGTGATAGCAACTGAGATCA ATAATCCAAAGCAAAGCAGCCGAGTACCTCTATACATTAAAGTGCTAGATGTCAATGACAATGCCCCAGAATTTGCTGAATTCTACGAAACCTTCGTCTGTGAAAAAGCAAAGGCAGATCAG ttgattcaGACCCTACATGCCATTGACAAGGATGACCCCTATAGTGGGCACCAATTCTCATTCTCTTTGGCCCCTGAAGCAGCCAATGGCTCGAACTTCACTGTTCAAGACAACAAAG ACAACACCGCGGGAATCTTAACTAGGAAAAATGGCTATAACAGACAAGAGATGAGCACCTACCTCCTGCCTGTGGTCATTTCAGACAACGACTACCCAGTCCAAAGCAGCACTGGGACAGTGACTGTCCGGGTCTGTGCATGTGACCCCCACGGAAACATGCAGTCCTGCCATGCGGAGGCCCTCATCCACCCCACGGGGCTGAGCACGGGGGCTCTGGTTGCCATCCTTCTGTGCATCATGATTCTACTAG TGACCGTGGTGCTGTTTGCAGCTCTGAGGCGGCAGCGGAAAAAAGAGCCTTTGATCATTTCCAAAGAGGACATCAGAGATAACATCGTCAGTTACAATGATGAAGGTGGCGGTGAGGAGGACACCCAGGCCTTTGATATCGGCACCCTGAGAAACCCTGAAGCCATAGAGGACAACAAATTACGGAGGGACATCGTGCCCGAAGCCCTTTTTCTACCCCGACGGACTCCAACAGCTCGTGACAACACCGACGTCAGAGATTTCATTAACCAAAGGTTAAAGGAAAACGACACGGACCCCACTGCCCCGCCCTACGACTCCTTGGCCACCTACGCGTATGAAGGCACCGGCTCTGTTGCCGACTCTCTGAGCTCGCTGGAGTCGGTGACCGTGGATGGAGATCAAGACTACGACTACCTGAGTGACTGGGGCCCTCGCTTCAAAAAACTGGCGGATATGTACGGAGGGGTGGACAGTGACAAAGACTCCTAA
- the CDH6 gene encoding cadherin-6 isoform X3 — MSDVGTFVVQVTATDADDPTYGNSAKVVYSILQGQPYFSVESETGIIKTALLNMDRENREQYHVVIQAKDMGGQMGGLSGTTTVNITLTDVNDNPPRFPQSTYQFKTPESSPPGTPIGRIKASDADVGENAEIEYSITEGEGLDMFDVITDQDTQEGIITVKKLLDFEKKKAYTLKVEASNPHVEPRFLYLGPFKDSATVRITVEDVDEPPVFSKLAYILQIREDAQINTTIGSVTAQDPDAARNPVKYSVDRHTDMDRIFNIDSGNGSIFTSKLLDRETLLWHNITVIATEINNPKQSSRVPLYIKVLDVNDNAPEFAEFYETFVCEKAKADQLIQTLHAIDKDDPYSGHQFSFSLAPEAANGSNFTVQDNKDNTAGILTRKNGYNRQEMSTYLLPVVISDNDYPVQSSTGTVTVRVCACDPHGNMQSCHAEALIHPTGLSTGALVAILLCIMILLVTVVLFAALRRQRKKEPLIISKEDIRDNIVSYNDEGGGEEDTQAFDIGTLRNPEAIEDNKLRRDIVPEALFLPRRTPTARDNTDVRDFINQRLKENDTDPTAPPYDSLATYAYEGTGSVADSLSSLESVTVDGDQDYDYLSDWGPRFKKLADMYGGVDSDKDS; from the exons ATgtctgatgtgg GCACTTTTGTTGTCCAAGTCACCGCAACTGATGCTGACGACCCAACATACGGGAACAGCGCTAAAGTCGTCTATAGCATCCTACAAGGACAGCCCTATTTTTCAGTTGAATCAGAAACAG GTATCATCAAGACCGCTTTGCTCAACATGGATCGAGAAAACAGGGAACAGTATCACGTGGTGATTCAAGCCAAGGATATGGGTGGCCAGATGGGAGGATTATCTGGGACCACGACAGTGAACATCACGCTGACTGACGTCAACGACAACCCTCCCCGATTTCCCCAGA GTACCTACCAGTTTAAAACCCCTGAATCTTCTCCACCGGGTACACCAATTGGCAGGATCAAAGCCAGTGACGCTGATGTCGGGGAGAACGCTGAAATCGAATACAGCATCACAGAGGGAGAGGGACTGGACATGTTTGACGTCATCACTGACCAGGACACCCAGGAAGGGATCATAACTGTCAAAAAG CTTTTGGACTTTGAAAAGAAGAAAGCGTACACCCTCAAAGTGGAAGCCTCCAACCCTCACGTTGAACCCCGTTTTCTCTACCTGGGCCCATTCAAAGATTCGGCCACGGTTAGAATTACAGTGGAAGATGTAGATGAGCCTCCTGTCTTCAGCAAACTGGCCTACATCCTACAGATAAGAGAAGATGCTCAGATAAACACGACAATAGGCTCCGTCACAGCCCAAGATCCAGATGCTGCCAGGAATCCCGTCAA GTACTCTGTCGATCGTCACACAGACATGGACAGAATATTCAACATTGATTCTGGAAATGGTTCGATTTTTACATCAAAACTTCTAGACCGAGAAACACTGCTGTGGCACAACATTACAGTGATAGCAACTGAGATCA ATAATCCAAAGCAAAGCAGCCGAGTACCTCTATACATTAAAGTGCTAGATGTCAATGACAATGCCCCAGAATTTGCTGAATTCTACGAAACCTTCGTCTGTGAAAAAGCAAAGGCAGATCAG ttgattcaGACCCTACATGCCATTGACAAGGATGACCCCTATAGTGGGCACCAATTCTCATTCTCTTTGGCCCCTGAAGCAGCCAATGGCTCGAACTTCACTGTTCAAGACAACAAAG ACAACACCGCGGGAATCTTAACTAGGAAAAATGGCTATAACAGACAAGAGATGAGCACCTACCTCCTGCCTGTGGTCATTTCAGACAACGACTACCCAGTCCAAAGCAGCACTGGGACAGTGACTGTCCGGGTCTGTGCATGTGACCCCCACGGAAACATGCAGTCCTGCCATGCGGAGGCCCTCATCCACCCCACGGGGCTGAGCACGGGGGCTCTGGTTGCCATCCTTCTGTGCATCATGATTCTACTAG TGACCGTGGTGCTGTTTGCAGCTCTGAGGCGGCAGCGGAAAAAAGAGCCTTTGATCATTTCCAAAGAGGACATCAGAGATAACATCGTCAGTTACAATGATGAAGGTGGCGGTGAGGAGGACACCCAGGCCTTTGATATCGGCACCCTGAGAAACCCTGAAGCCATAGAGGACAACAAATTACGGAGGGACATCGTGCCCGAAGCCCTTTTTCTACCCCGACGGACTCCAACAGCTCGTGACAACACCGACGTCAGAGATTTCATTAACCAAAGGTTAAAGGAAAACGACACGGACCCCACTGCCCCGCCCTACGACTCCTTGGCCACCTACGCGTATGAAGGCACCGGCTCTGTTGCCGACTCTCTGAGCTCGCTGGAGTCGGTGACCGTGGATGGAGATCAAGACTACGACTACCTGAGTGACTGGGGCCCTCGCTTCAAAAAACTGGCGGATATGTACGGAGGGGTGGACAGTGACAAAGACTCCTAA